A genomic region of Balaenoptera acutorostrata chromosome 4, mBalAcu1.1, whole genome shotgun sequence contains the following coding sequences:
- the SERP1 gene encoding stress-associated endoplasmic reticulum protein 1, protein MVAKQRIRMANEKHSKNITQRGNVAKTSRNAPEEKASVGPWLLALFIFVVCGSAIFQIIQSIRMGM, encoded by the exons ATGGTCGCCAAGCAGCGGATCCGTATGGCCAACGAGAAGCACAGCAAGAACATCACCCAGCGCGGCAACGTCGCCAAGACCTCG AGAAATGCTCCCGAAGAGAAGGCGTCTGTAGGACCCTGGTTATTGGCtctcttcatttttgttgtttgtgGTTCTG CAATTTTCCAGATTATTCAAAGTATCAGGATGGGCATGTGA